From Streptomyces sp. Edi4, one genomic window encodes:
- a CDS encoding AAA family ATPase, translating into MEALSPGSGARTAFAERLALLYKEAGDPPLKRVAEAVVRLQRVDERGRPVRVSAQRISDWRRARNVPAQFAALAVVLHILIPEARRTRAAPVSPGLYDLAHWQRLWEHAVADPIAGEQPAPAKEPAPADAPAVPGGVCPYRGLAPYRRQDARWFFGRERSTDALVAQLRAVEATGGLVMLVGASGAGKSSLLNAGLAPMLQDGALSGENGRARAVVHLVPGTDPVGELTRRIPELAPLVLAGSKADSDAHRALRHGPAVRRAFSAWARRQAAAVPPVVIVDQFEETFTLCPDEADRRRFIQLLHAACTPADADEPAPVLVVLGIRADFYEQCLAHPELADALQHRHMVLGPLTGAELREAVTGPAKAVGMELEPGLTELIVREVSTDGPRGAQSAGALPLLSHALLATWQRRKSGKLTLAGYRAAGGIQGAVAATAERAWSDLDPAARTAARLLLLRLVRLGEDTQATRRRGTRRQLAQESTDCRKTEESLEALARARLVTLDAETVEITHEALLHAWPRLRDWIDEDRAGNLLRQRLEEDGRAWEESQRDTSLLYRGSRLEQARAWARTAGDTFLTRAAVDFLAASVKLRKRTVWIMRGAISALVVLALLAVGAAVVAWQQRDDAVFEQVVAEADRVQHTDPSLSAQLALVAHGLRPDDEGAANRLISIVNAPLATPLLGHTGAVYLTSFSPNGRVLATASYDRTVRLWDVADPSRPKPLGSPLAGHTSWVSSAVFSPDGTTLASASDDGTIRLWDVRDPSRPQPLGTPLTGHDGTIYLLAFSPDGHTLAAATEHQAIRLWDVADPGRPRTRDVLTGPTAAVRSVAFSPDGSTLAAGADNGSIRLWDMSDAARPEPIGSELTGHASTVHSVAFSPDGHTLASGGSDDTVRLWNVTDPRHAAPIGTPLTGHTGPIWSVAFNPSGTMLAAASADSTASLWNISDPAYPSQVGEPLAGSSGEMYALAFSPDGRTLATGSGDSKVRLWSIPATDMIGQVGAFRPDGRVLATAARDNRVRLWNVDAPGRPVSLGAPFTPPGEGSARSLVFSPDGRTLAVLMGNHSVRLWNVADPSRPAPYGSPIVLRTRFAGAGALAFSPDGRMLATDYDDRTIQLWDVGDPSHHLPLGAPLTGHKGYVNSLVFSPDGRTLASGSADDTIRLWNVADPHRPAPLGPPLTGHLGPVNTLSFSRDGKTLASGSDDDTVRLWNTTRPAVARLLGAPLTGHTEAVVSLTFSQDGRTLASGGNDNTVRLWDLAHPSAASPIGQSMSPNAKTGNFLSFSPRSHMLGVSSGSDTVRLWNLDTAEAKSHICSTTRGVLTPQKWHEYLPRLSYAPPCEG; encoded by the coding sequence GTGGAGGCCTTGAGTCCAGGCTCAGGGGCACGCACGGCTTTCGCGGAACGTCTCGCGTTGCTGTACAAGGAGGCGGGGGACCCGCCCCTCAAGCGCGTCGCGGAGGCCGTCGTCCGGCTTCAGCGCGTCGACGAGCGGGGGCGCCCGGTGCGGGTGTCCGCCCAGCGGATCAGTGACTGGCGGCGGGCCAGGAACGTGCCGGCGCAGTTCGCCGCCCTCGCGGTGGTGCTGCACATCCTGATCCCCGAAGCACGGCGCACGCGGGCCGCACCGGTCTCCCCCGGTCTCTACGACCTGGCGCACTGGCAGCGTCTGTGGGAGCACGCGGTCGCCGACCCGATCGCCGGCGAGCAGCCCGCGCCGGCCAAGGAGCCGGCGCCCGCCGACGCGCCGGCGGTTCCCGGTGGTGTGTGTCCTTATAGGGGCCTGGCCCCCTACCGCCGGCAGGACGCCCGCTGGTTCTTCGGCCGGGAGCGCAGCACGGACGCCCTCGTGGCGCAGCTTCGCGCGGTGGAGGCGACCGGCGGCCTGGTCATGCTGGTGGGCGCCTCGGGGGCGGGAAAGTCGTCCCTGCTGAACGCCGGACTCGCGCCCATGCTCCAAGACGGCGCCCTGAGCGGCGAGAACGGCCGGGCACGGGCGGTCGTGCACCTCGTACCGGGAACGGATCCCGTCGGCGAGCTGACCCGTCGGATTCCCGAACTCGCGCCCCTGGTCCTGGCCGGATCGAAGGCCGACTCCGACGCCCACCGTGCCCTGCGACACGGCCCCGCCGTGCGCCGGGCCTTCTCGGCCTGGGCGCGACGCCAGGCGGCGGCCGTCCCTCCGGTCGTCATCGTGGACCAGTTCGAGGAGACGTTCACCCTCTGCCCCGACGAGGCGGACAGGCGCCGGTTCATCCAGCTCCTCCACGCGGCCTGCACACCCGCCGACGCGGACGAGCCGGCCCCCGTCCTCGTCGTGCTCGGCATACGCGCCGACTTCTACGAGCAGTGCCTGGCCCACCCGGAACTCGCCGACGCGCTCCAGCACCGGCACATGGTGCTCGGCCCGCTGACCGGCGCGGAGCTGCGCGAAGCCGTGACCGGTCCGGCCAAGGCCGTGGGCATGGAACTCGAACCGGGCCTGACGGAACTGATCGTCCGCGAAGTGAGCACCGACGGCCCCCGTGGCGCACAGAGCGCGGGCGCCCTGCCGCTCCTCTCCCACGCCCTGCTCGCCACCTGGCAGCGACGAAAGAGCGGGAAGCTGACCCTGGCCGGCTACCGCGCGGCGGGCGGAATCCAGGGCGCGGTGGCGGCGACCGCCGAACGGGCCTGGTCGGATCTCGATCCGGCGGCACGCACCGCCGCCAGGCTGCTCCTTCTGCGGCTGGTCAGGCTGGGCGAGGACACCCAGGCCACGCGCAGGCGGGGGACCCGGCGCCAGCTCGCCCAGGAGTCGACGGACTGCCGCAAGACGGAGGAATCGCTCGAGGCGCTGGCACGCGCCCGCCTGGTGACGCTCGACGCCGAAACCGTCGAAATCACCCATGAGGCGCTGCTCCACGCGTGGCCGCGCCTGCGGGACTGGATCGACGAGGACAGGGCCGGCAATCTGCTGCGCCAGCGCCTGGAGGAGGACGGCAGGGCCTGGGAGGAATCCCAGCGGGACACCTCCCTGCTCTACCGGGGTTCCCGCCTTGAACAGGCCCGCGCCTGGGCCAGGACCGCCGGTGACACCTTTCTGACCCGGGCCGCGGTGGATTTCCTGGCCGCTTCGGTCAAGCTGCGCAAGCGTACGGTCTGGATCATGCGCGGTGCGATCTCGGCCCTGGTCGTCCTCGCGCTGCTGGCTGTCGGCGCCGCGGTGGTCGCCTGGCAGCAGCGGGACGACGCCGTGTTCGAGCAGGTCGTCGCCGAGGCCGACCGCGTCCAGCACACGGATCCTTCGCTGTCGGCCCAGCTGGCCCTGGTGGCGCACGGTCTGCGGCCGGACGACGAGGGCGCGGCCAACCGGCTGATCTCGATCGTGAACGCGCCGCTTGCCACCCCGCTCCTGGGCCACACCGGCGCCGTCTACCTCACCTCGTTCAGTCCCAACGGCCGCGTCCTGGCCACCGCCAGCTACGACCGGACCGTCCGCCTGTGGGACGTGGCCGACCCCTCGCGCCCCAAGCCGCTCGGCTCCCCGCTTGCCGGCCATACGAGCTGGGTGAGCAGCGCGGTCTTCAGCCCGGACGGCACCACCTTGGCCAGCGCTTCCGACGACGGCACGATCCGGCTGTGGGACGTACGGGACCCCAGCCGCCCGCAACCGCTCGGTACGCCGCTGACCGGCCACGACGGCACGATCTACCTCCTGGCCTTCAGCCCGGACGGCCACACGCTGGCCGCCGCCACGGAACACCAGGCCATCCGTCTGTGGGACGTGGCCGACCCGGGCCGGCCGAGGACGCGCGACGTCTTGACGGGCCCCACCGCAGCCGTGCGCTCCGTGGCGTTCAGCCCCGACGGAAGCACGCTCGCCGCGGGCGCCGACAACGGATCGATCCGGCTGTGGGACATGAGCGACGCGGCGCGGCCGGAACCGATCGGGAGCGAGCTGACCGGTCACGCGAGCACCGTGCACTCCGTGGCGTTCAGCCCCGACGGTCACACGCTGGCCAGCGGAGGCTCGGACGACACCGTCCGGCTCTGGAACGTGACCGACCCCCGTCACGCGGCACCGATCGGGACGCCCCTGACCGGCCACACCGGCCCCATCTGGTCCGTGGCGTTCAACCCGAGCGGAACCATGCTCGCCGCCGCCAGCGCGGACAGCACGGCGAGCCTGTGGAACATCAGCGACCCCGCCTACCCCTCGCAGGTGGGCGAACCCCTCGCGGGAAGCAGCGGCGAGATGTACGCCCTGGCCTTCAGCCCCGACGGCCGGACCCTCGCCACCGGAAGCGGAGACAGCAAGGTCCGCCTGTGGTCGATTCCGGCCACGGACATGATCGGCCAGGTCGGAGCGTTCCGCCCGGACGGCCGCGTTCTCGCGACGGCGGCGCGCGACAACCGGGTGCGGCTGTGGAACGTGGACGCTCCGGGCCGGCCGGTGTCGCTCGGCGCGCCCTTCACCCCGCCCGGGGAAGGCTCCGCGCGTTCCCTGGTGTTCTCCCCCGACGGCCGGACCCTCGCGGTGCTGATGGGCAACCATTCGGTACGGCTGTGGAACGTCGCCGATCCCTCCCGCCCCGCCCCCTACGGTTCCCCCATCGTGCTGCGGACCCGGTTCGCGGGCGCCGGCGCGCTGGCCTTCAGCCCCGACGGCCGCATGCTGGCCACCGACTACGACGACCGCACCATCCAGCTGTGGGACGTCGGCGACCCGTCCCACCACCTTCCGCTCGGCGCGCCGCTCACCGGTCACAAGGGCTACGTCAACTCCCTTGTCTTCAGCCCCGACGGGCGCACGCTCGCCAGCGGCAGCGCGGACGACACCATCCGGCTCTGGAACGTGGCCGACCCGCACCGCCCCGCTCCCCTGGGCCCACCCCTCACGGGCCATCTCGGGCCCGTGAACACGCTCTCCTTCAGCCGGGACGGCAAGACGCTGGCCAGCGGCAGCGACGACGACACCGTCCGGCTCTGGAACACCACCCGTCCGGCCGTGGCAAGGCTGCTGGGCGCCCCGCTCACCGGACACACCGAGGCGGTCGTGTCGCTGACGTTCAGTCAGGACGGCCGCACCCTGGCCAGCGGCGGCAACGACAACACGGTCCGGCTCTGGGACCTGGCCCACCCGTCCGCCGCGTCACCGATCGGGCAGTCCATGAGCCCCAACGCCAAGACAGGAAACTTCCTGTCCTTCAGCCCCAGGAGCCACATGCTCGGCGTGTCGAGCGGCAGCGACACGGTCCGGCTGTGGAACTTGGACACCGCCGAGGCCAAGAGCCACATCTGCTCCACCACCCGGGGTGTCCTGACCCCGCAGAAGTGGCACGAGTATCTGCCGCGCCTGTCCTACGCCCCGCCGTGCGAGGGGTGA
- the gyrB gene encoding DNA topoisomerase (ATP-hydrolyzing) subunit B, with translation MLCQKGRFVADSGNPNEKTPSTAGGENGEVTTSYDASAITVLEGLDAVRKRPGMYIGSTGERGLHHLVQEVVDNSVDEALAGHADTIDVTILPDGGVRVIDNGRGIPVGIIPSEGKPAVEVVLTVLHAGGKFGGGGYAVSGGLHGVGVSVVNALSTKVAVEVRTDGYRWTQDYKLGVPTAPLAKHEATEETGTSVTFWADGDIFETTEYSFETLARRFQEMAFLNKGLTIKLTDERDSARAVSGADSAEEGEEPEPLTVTYFYEGGIVDFVKYLNSRKGELIHPTVIDIEAEDKERLLSAEIAMQWNSQYSEGVYSFANTIHTHEGGTHEEGFRAALTGLVNRYARDKKLLREKDDNLSGEDIREGLTAIISVKLGEPQFEGQTKTKLGNTEAKTFVQKVVHEHLTDWFDRNPVEAADIIRKSIQAQTARVAARKARDLTRRKGLLESASLPGKLSDCQSNDPTKCEIFIVEGDSAGGSAKSGRNPMYQAILPIRGKILNVEKARIDKILQNTEVQALISAFGTGVHEDFDIEKLRYHKIILMADADVDGQHINTLLLTFLFRFMRPLVEAGHVYLSRPPLYKIKWGRDDFEYAYSDRERDALVDLGKQNGKRIREDSIQRFKGLGEMNAEELRITTMDVEHRVLGQVTLDDAAQADDLFSVLMGEDVEARRSFIQRNARDVRFLDI, from the coding sequence GTGCTGTGCCAGAAAGGGCGCTTCGTGGCCGATTCCGGCAACCCCAACGAGAAGACCCCGTCCACTGCCGGCGGTGAGAACGGCGAGGTGACCACCTCGTACGACGCCAGCGCGATCACCGTCCTGGAAGGTCTGGACGCGGTCCGCAAGCGGCCCGGCATGTACATCGGCTCGACCGGTGAGCGTGGTCTGCACCACTTGGTGCAGGAAGTCGTCGACAACTCGGTCGACGAAGCTCTCGCCGGTCACGCGGACACGATCGACGTCACGATCCTGCCCGACGGCGGCGTGCGCGTCATCGACAACGGCCGTGGCATCCCCGTGGGCATCATCCCCTCCGAGGGGAAGCCGGCCGTCGAGGTCGTGCTGACCGTCCTGCACGCGGGCGGCAAGTTCGGCGGCGGCGGTTACGCCGTCTCCGGTGGTCTGCACGGTGTGGGCGTCTCCGTGGTGAACGCCCTGTCCACGAAGGTGGCCGTCGAGGTCAGGACCGACGGCTACCGCTGGACGCAGGACTACAAGCTGGGTGTCCCGACGGCGCCGCTCGCCAAGCACGAGGCCACCGAGGAGACCGGCACCTCGGTCACCTTCTGGGCCGACGGCGACATCTTCGAGACGACCGAGTACTCCTTCGAGACGCTGGCCCGGCGCTTCCAGGAGATGGCCTTCCTCAACAAGGGCCTGACGATCAAGCTGACCGACGAGCGCGATTCGGCGCGTGCGGTCTCGGGTGCGGACTCCGCGGAAGAGGGCGAGGAGCCCGAGCCGCTCACGGTGACGTACTTCTACGAGGGCGGCATCGTCGACTTCGTGAAGTACCTCAACTCGCGCAAGGGCGAGCTGATCCACCCGACCGTGATCGACATCGAGGCCGAGGACAAGGAGCGACTTCTCTCGGCCGAGATCGCGATGCAGTGGAACTCTCAGTACAGCGAGGGCGTTTACTCCTTTGCGAACACCATCCACACGCATGAGGGGGGTACGCATGAGGAAGGGTTCCGCGCCGCGCTCACGGGCCTGGTCAACCGGTACGCCCGCGACAAGAAGCTCCTGCGCGAGAAGGACGACAACCTCTCGGGCGAGGATATCCGCGAGGGTCTGACGGCGATCATCTCCGTCAAGCTGGGCGAGCCCCAGTTCGAGGGCCAGACCAAGACCAAGCTGGGCAACACCGAGGCGAAGACGTTCGTCCAGAAGGTGGTGCACGAGCACCTGACCGACTGGTTCGACCGCAACCCGGTCGAGGCCGCGGACATCATCCGCAAGTCCATCCAGGCGCAGACGGCCCGCGTCGCCGCCCGCAAGGCGCGTGACCTGACCCGCCGCAAGGGACTGCTCGAGTCGGCGTCGCTGCCCGGCAAGCTCTCGGACTGCCAGTCCAACGACCCCACCAAGTGCGAGATCTTCATCGTCGAGGGGGACTCCGCCGGTGGCTCGGCGAAGTCCGGCCGCAACCCGATGTACCAGGCCATCCTGCCCATCCGAGGCAAGATCCTGAACGTCGAGAAGGCGCGGATCGACAAGATCCTCCAGAACACCGAGGTCCAGGCGCTGATCTCGGCGTTCGGTACCGGGGTCCACGAGGACTTCGACATCGAGAAGCTTCGCTATCACAAGATCATCCTGATGGCGGACGCCGATGTCGACGGCCAGCACATCAACACCCTGCTGCTGACCTTCCTGTTCCGCTTCATGCGGCCGCTGGTCGAGGCCGGGCACGTGTACCTGTCGCGTCCGCCGCTCTACAAGATCAAGTGGGGCCGGGACGACTTCGAGTACGCGTACTCCGACCGTGAGCGCGACGCGCTCGTGGACCTCGGCAAGCAGAACGGCAAGCGCATCCGCGAGGACTCGATCCAGCGGTTCAAGGGTCTTGGTGAGATGAACGCCGAGGAGCTGCGCATCACCACGATGGACGTCGAGCACAGGGTGCTCGGCCAGGTCACCCTGGACGACGCGGCCCAGGCCGACGATCTGTTCTCGGTGCTGATGGGTGAGGACGTCGAGGCACGCCGCTCGTTCATCCAGCGCAACGCGCGGGACGTCCGCTTCCTCGACATCTGA
- a CDS encoding DciA family protein yields MTEAKGPGGEAPKVPESSGVDLARVALRAAKEQAKARGDAAQQKKQARRGGGLRSGARADGRDPLPLGAAINRLINERGWEAPAAVGGVMGRWPQIVGEDLANHCVPKSYDQADAVLTVQCDSTAWATELRLFAPQLVARINADLGHGTVRLIKVLGPGGPPQRYGRLRAPGSTGPGDTYG; encoded by the coding sequence ATGACGGAGGCGAAGGGGCCGGGGGGCGAGGCGCCGAAGGTGCCGGAGTCCTCCGGCGTGGATCTGGCGAGGGTCGCGCTGCGCGCCGCGAAGGAGCAGGCCAAGGCGCGCGGTGACGCCGCCCAGCAGAAGAAGCAGGCCCGCAGGGGCGGCGGGCTGCGCTCCGGAGCCCGCGCGGACGGGCGGGACCCGTTGCCGCTGGGCGCGGCGATCAACCGTCTGATCAACGAACGCGGCTGGGAGGCGCCCGCGGCGGTCGGCGGCGTGATGGGCCGCTGGCCGCAGATCGTCGGCGAGGACCTGGCCAATCACTGTGTGCCCAAGTCGTACGACCAGGCGGACGCGGTGCTGACCGTGCAGTGCGACTCGACGGCCTGGGCCACCGAGCTGCGTCTTTTCGCGCCCCAGCTGGTGGCGCGCATCAACGCCGACCTCGGTCACGGCACGGTCCGGCTGATCAAGGTGCTGGGCCCGGGCGGGCCGCCGCAGCGCTACGGCCGGCTGCGCGCGCCGGGGAGCACGGGGCCGGGCGACACCTACGGGTGA
- the recF gene encoding DNA replication/repair protein RecF, with the protein MHVTHLSLADFRSYARVEVPLDPGVTAFVGANGQGKTNLVEAVGYLASLSSHRVSSDAPLVRMGAERAVIRAAVTQGERSQLIELELNPGRANRARINRSSQVRPRDVLGIVRTVLFAPEDLALVKGDPGERRRFLDELITARSPRMAAVRSDYDRVLKQRNTLLKSAAMARRHGGRGMDLSTLDVWDQHLAQVGAELLAQRLDLIAALGPLADKAYEQLAPGGGPLVLEYKPSAPGTGHTREELYGQLIAAFADVRKQEIERGVTLAGPHRDDLTLRLGELPAKGYASHGESWSYALALRLASYDLLRAEGNEPVLVLDDVFAELDVKRRERLAELVAEGEQVLVTAAVDDDVPGILAGVRYEVAEGEVTRA; encoded by the coding sequence ATGCACGTCACGCATCTCTCGCTGGCCGACTTCCGCTCGTACGCCCGGGTCGAGGTTCCGCTCGACCCGGGCGTCACCGCGTTCGTGGGCGCCAACGGCCAGGGCAAGACCAACCTGGTCGAGGCCGTCGGCTACCTCGCCTCGCTCAGCAGCCACCGCGTCTCCTCGGATGCCCCACTGGTGCGGATGGGCGCCGAGCGCGCCGTGATCCGCGCGGCCGTCACCCAGGGCGAGCGCTCCCAGCTGATCGAGCTCGAACTGAATCCGGGCCGCGCGAACCGGGCCCGTATCAACAGGTCCTCGCAGGTCAGACCCCGTGACGTCCTCGGGATCGTCCGGACCGTGCTGTTCGCGCCCGAGGATCTGGCCCTGGTCAAGGGGGACCCCGGCGAGCGCCGCCGCTTCCTCGACGAGCTGATCACCGCCCGCTCACCCCGGATGGCGGCCGTGCGCTCCGACTACGACCGTGTCCTCAAGCAGCGCAACACCCTCCTGAAGTCCGCCGCGATGGCCCGCAGGCACGGCGGCCGGGGCATGGACCTGTCCACACTTGACGTGTGGGACCAGCACCTCGCGCAGGTCGGCGCCGAGCTCCTGGCCCAGCGCCTCGACCTGATCGCGGCGCTGGGTCCACTCGCGGACAAGGCGTACGAACAACTCGCCCCGGGCGGCGGCCCGTTGGTGCTTGAGTACAAGCCGTCGGCGCCCGGCACCGGGCACACCCGCGAGGAGCTGTACGGGCAGCTCATCGCGGCGTTCGCGGACGTGCGCAAGCAGGAGATCGAGCGGGGCGTGACGCTGGCGGGGCCGCACCGCGACGATCTGACGCTGCGCCTGGGCGAGCTGCCGGCCAAGGGGTACGCGAGCCACGGGGAGTCCTGGTCGTACGCGCTCGCGCTGCGGCTCGCCTCCTACGACCTGCTGCGGGCCGAGGGCAACGAGCCCGTGCTCGTACTCGACGACGTGTTCGCGGAGCTGGACGTCAAGAGGCGCGAACGGCTGGCGGAACTGGTGGCCGAGGGCGAGCAGGTTCTGGTGACGGCCGCGGTGGACGATGACGTTCCGGGGATCCTCGCGGGCGTCAGGTACGAGGTCGCGGAGGGCGAGGTGACGCGGGCATGA
- the gyrA gene encoding DNA gyrase subunit A translates to MADENTPTPTEAAEAAAAAEAALALRIEPVGLETEMQRSYLDYAMSVIVSRALPDVRDGLKPVHRRVLYAMYDGGYRPEKGFYKCARVVGDVMGTYHPHGDSSIYDALVRLAQHWSMRMPLVDSNGNFGSPGNDPAAAMRYTECKLMPLAMEMVRDIDEETVDFTDNYDGRNQEPTVLPARFPNLLVNGSAGIAVGMATNIPPHNLREVAEGAQWYLANPDASHEELLDALIERIKGPDFPTGALVVGRKGIEEAYRTGRGSITMRAVVAVEEIQNRQCLVVTELPYQTNPDNLAQKIADLVKDGKVGGIADVRDETSSRTGQRLVIVLKRDAVAKVVLNNLYKHTDLQTNFGANMLALVDGVPRTLSIDAFIRHWVTHQIEVIVRRTRFRLRKAEERAHILRGLLKALDAIDEVIALIRRSDTVEVARVGLMELLSIDEIQANAILEMQLRRLAALERQKIVAEHDELQAKINEYNAILASPEKQRAIVSEELAAIVDKFGDDRRSALVPFDGDMSIEDLIAEEDIVVTITNGGYVKRTKTEDYRSQKRGGKGVRGTKLKQDDIVDHFFVSTTHHWLLFFTNKGRVYRAKAYELPDAGRDARGQHVANLLAFQPDEKIAQILAIRDYDAAPYLILATKGGLVKKTSLKDYDSPRSGGVIAINLRETPDGGDDELIGAELVSAEDDLLLVSKKAQSIRFTATDDALRPMGRATSGVKGMSFREGDELLSMNVVRPGTFVFTATDGGYAKRTPVDEYRVQGRGGLGIKAAKIVEDRGSLVGALVVEETDEILAITLGGGVIRTRVNEVRETGRDTMGVQLINLGKRDAVVGIARNAEAGSEAEEVDGAEDAEGAIAEAAAEGAQPSAGEHEE, encoded by the coding sequence ATGGCCGACGAGAACACTCCTACGCCCACGGAAGCCGCCGAGGCGGCCGCCGCCGCTGAGGCAGCCCTCGCCCTGCGCATCGAGCCCGTCGGGCTCGAGACGGAGATGCAGCGCTCCTACCTCGACTACGCGATGTCCGTCATCGTCTCGCGTGCGCTGCCCGACGTGCGGGACGGTCTGAAGCCCGTCCACCGCCGCGTCCTGTACGCGATGTACGACGGCGGCTACCGGCCCGAGAAGGGCTTCTACAAGTGTGCCCGTGTCGTCGGTGACGTCATGGGTACCTATCACCCCCACGGCGACTCCTCGATCTACGACGCCTTGGTGCGCCTGGCCCAGCACTGGTCGATGCGCATGCCGCTGGTGGACTCCAACGGCAACTTCGGCTCTCCGGGCAACGACCCGGCCGCCGCCATGCGGTACACCGAGTGCAAGCTGATGCCGCTGGCCATGGAGATGGTCCGGGACATCGACGAGGAGACCGTCGACTTCACGGACAACTACGACGGCCGCAACCAGGAGCCGACGGTCCTGCCGGCGCGCTTCCCCAACCTCCTGGTCAACGGCTCGGCCGGCATCGCGGTGGGCATGGCCACCAACATCCCGCCGCACAACCTGCGCGAGGTCGCCGAGGGCGCCCAGTGGTACCTGGCGAACCCGGACGCCTCGCACGAGGAGCTTCTGGACGCGCTGATCGAGCGCATCAAGGGCCCCGACTTCCCCACCGGCGCGCTGGTCGTGGGCCGCAAGGGCATCGAGGAGGCGTACCGCACCGGCCGCGGCTCCATCACGATGCGCGCGGTCGTCGCGGTCGAGGAGATCCAGAACCGCCAGTGCCTGGTGGTCACGGAGCTGCCCTACCAGACCAACCCCGACAACCTCGCGCAGAAGATCGCCGACCTGGTCAAGGACGGCAAGGTCGGCGGCATCGCCGACGTCCGCGACGAGACCAGCTCCCGTACGGGACAGCGTCTGGTGATCGTCCTGAAGCGGGACGCGGTCGCCAAGGTCGTCCTGAACAACCTGTACAAGCACACCGACCTCCAGACCAACTTCGGCGCCAACATGCTGGCGCTGGTCGACGGCGTGCCGCGCACCCTCTCGATCGACGCGTTCATCCGCCACTGGGTGACGCACCAGATCGAGGTCATCGTGCGGCGTACGCGCTTCAGGCTGCGCAAGGCCGAGGAGCGGGCCCACATCCTGCGCGGCCTGCTCAAGGCGCTCGACGCGATCGACGAGGTCATCGCGCTGATCCGGCGCAGCGACACCGTCGAGGTCGCGCGTGTGGGCCTGATGGAGCTGCTGTCCATCGACGAGATCCAGGCCAACGCCATCCTGGAGATGCAGCTGCGCCGGCTCGCGGCCCTGGAGCGCCAGAAGATCGTCGCCGAGCACGATGAGCTTCAGGCGAAGATCAACGAGTACAACGCGATCCTGGCCTCGCCCGAGAAGCAGCGCGCGATCGTCAGCGAGGAACTGGCCGCGATCGTCGACAAGTTCGGCGACGACCGCCGCTCGGCGCTGGTGCCGTTCGACGGCGACATGTCCATCGAGGACCTGATCGCCGAAGAGGACATCGTCGTCACCATCACCAACGGCGGCTACGTCAAGCGCACCAAGACCGAGGACTACCGCTCGCAGAAGCGCGGCGGCAAGGGCGTGCGGGGCACCAAGCTGAAGCAGGACGACATCGTCGACCACTTCTTCGTCTCCACCACCCACCACTGGCTGCTGTTCTTCACCAACAAGGGCCGCGTCTACCGCGCGAAGGCGTACGAGCTCCCCGACGCCGGCCGGGACGCGCGCGGCCAGCACGTCGCCAACCTGCTGGCCTTCCAGCCGGACGAGAAGATCGCCCAGATCCTCGCGATCCGCGACTACGACGCGGCGCCCTATCTGATCCTGGCCACCAAGGGCGGCCTGGTGAAGAAGACGTCGCTGAAGGACTACGACTCGCCCCGTTCGGGTGGCGTCATCGCCATCAATCTGCGCGAGACGCCGGACGGCGGCGACGACGAACTGATCGGCGCGGAGCTGGTATCGGCCGAGGACGATCTGCTGCTCGTCAGCAAGAAGGCGCAGTCCATCCGCTTCACGGCGACGGACGACGCGCTGCGCCCCATGGGGCGCGCGACCTCGGGTGTCAAGGGGATGAGTTTCCGCGAGGGAGACGAACTGCTCTCGATGAATGTCGTCCGGCCCGGTACGTTCGTCTTCACCGCAACCGATGGCGGGTACGCCAAGCGCACCCCCGTCGACGAGTACCGCGTCCAGGGCCGCGGCGGCCTCGGCATCAAGGCCGCCAAGATCGTGGAGGACCGCGGCTCGCTGGTCGGCGCGCTGGTGGTCGAGGAAACGGACGAAATCCTCGCCATCACGCTCGGCGGCGGTGTGATTCGTACGCGAGTCAACGAGGTCAGGGAGACGGGCCGTGACACCATGGGCGTCCAACTGATCAACCTGGGCAAGCGCGATGCCGTGGTCGGCATCGCCCGTAACGCCGAGGCGGGCAGCGAGGCCGAAGAGGTCGACGGGGCCGAAGACGCCGAGGGCGCTATTGCCGAGGCTGCTGCCGAGGGCGCCCAGCCCTCGGCCGGGGAGCACGAGGAGTAA
- a CDS encoding DUF3566 domain-containing protein, whose protein sequence is MTETRGAKGRAEYEGGALPGERDKSTQGGQGPYHPPAAYPAPQRTGEGMRRPRTGARTTPRTRKARLRVAKADPWSVMKVSFLLSIALGICTVVAAAVLWMVMDAMGVFSTVGGTISEATGSNESNGFDLQSFLSLPRVLLFTSVIAVIDVVLATALATLGAFIYNLSAGFVGGVELTLAEDE, encoded by the coding sequence GTGACGGAAACCCGCGGGGCCAAGGGCCGGGCGGAGTACGAGGGCGGCGCGCTGCCCGGCGAGCGCGACAAGAGCACGCAGGGCGGCCAGGGGCCCTACCATCCGCCGGCGGCCTACCCGGCGCCCCAGCGCACCGGCGAGGGCATGCGACGGCCGCGTACCGGGGCCCGCACGACGCCCCGCACGCGCAAGGCGCGGCTGCGGGTGGCCAAGGCCGACCCGTGGTCGGTGATGAAGGTCAGCTTCCTGCTGTCCATCGCGCTCGGCATCTGCACGGTGGTCGCGGCCGCGGTGCTGTGGATGGTCATGGACGCGATGGGCGTCTTCTCCACGGTGGGCGGCACGATCAGCGAGGCCACGGGCTCGAACGAGTCCAACGGCTTCGACCTCCAGTCGTTCCTGTCGCTGCCGCGGGTGCTGCTGTTCACCTCGGTCATCGCGGTGATCGACGTGGTGCTGGCCACGGCGCTCGCGACGCTCGGAGCGTTCATCTACAACCTCTCGGCCGGCTTCGTGGGCGGCGTCGAGCTCACGCTGGCCGAGGACGAGTAG